In Rosa rugosa chromosome 4, drRosRugo1.1, whole genome shotgun sequence, the genomic stretch AGATGATTATGATCAAAATAAATCTATAATCGGTGAGGTTGTCTTTTGTACATATTTACACCCAGAAAATAAGAATCCTAGCTAGGGTTTGAATTCTAACATGGACGATTCTTCGCCAAAAAGTTGGAGATGGTTCAATGTACAGTGCATAATGCTTCccgccattttttttttctcccaagAGATGAAATTAAACAATGTCCATTGAATTTCCTCTACTTTTATGACCGCTAAGTGTGAAAATCAATTATGACCAGGTCAAGGTTTCTGCATCCTTACTTCGTTTTTAGTAGTCCTCCCAATAATGAACAAATTTCTAACTACAATCTAGGATGATGGAAGAGCGAAAATTCTTCAGTGCACTTGATGTATTGATCTCCATAACCATTGGTATTATCCTAAGATTAATTTTGTGACATGTTACTTACTTTGGCTGTAATTAGTAATTTTtaatattaattgtttatttctTCTTAAGGTCAAAAATCATGAATAAAAAATTATTGTTACTATTTTTCAAAgtcaaaaattataaaatttatttaaaaagattTTCATTCTAGTTCGTCAATTGGAACATgtagtaaaaatttaaaattatgcTCTACGAATACCAGAAGAGTGAAATCATGGTGTAGGAGAATTATGTCCActatatctgtatttatttattattatttcaatactgttatttatttttaaataatgaattccaGAGCCACTAACTTCCATACCTGTGTCACTTGTCCCAACTCCTACTAACCACCTCTCATTCCTCATCTTCATCACCACAACACATATACACAGATACCACCACCATTACGTAATTACGTTAAACCATTACAAGCTACAAAGCTTTCTTGGTCCAATCCCATTTCAAAGATCATGACTTTATACCTCAGCTCCCCACCATGGCTCTCTCGTCCATCTCCACCCCTCCCCTCTTATAACAACACCAACGCCTTGTTCTTCAGACTAAGCTTCACTTCTGTCAACTTCCCGAAGCTCATTACAACAAAGGCGTCGTCTTTGGGCGAGAGTGAAAGTGCTAATGGGATTGCAGAGGACTCTGTTTCTGAGCTTTTGGACGAGGACTTGTTAAGTATAGTTTCGGGTGCTGAAGATGCCCAAGAAGCACTCAAGATATTTGATGAAACGGCAGAGAGAAAAAATGGAGGTGTAGTGAGTGTTTCTGATTGTTGTGCTATTATCTCTGCTGCCCTGAAAAGGAACAACCCTGAATTGGCTCTCTCTGTTTTTTACGAAATGCGGGCCAGTTTTGATCAAGGTAGTTGTTTGCTTTGGCTCTTGATATGCTTAAGTCATAAAGATTAGGTCTTTCCTAGTAAGTTCTTACTTAATATCATTCCTAAATAATCTAGGAGACCTGAATTAGCATTTGAAGATCGAACCCGTTTGGGGTCATTAGATTAAATATGTGTTCTGTTGGAATTTTAGTGGTGAATTTCATTTTCTAATATCATCTCTTGTGTTTAGTGAATTACTATCTTGAGGTGTTGGAAATTGTTGATCTCTTGTTTTGGGGCAGGTGTTGATGACAATGGCCGGAGGTGGAAGTGGTCCAGACCAGATGTGAGTGTCTACACATCATTAATTCTGGGTCTGGCTGCATCATTGAGAGTTTCTGATGCCCTTAAGATGATCAACAGTATATGCCGAGTCGGAGTGTCTCCAGCTGAGGAGGTAAAACTAGTTCTTATTGTTTTCCGGCATTCAACTCTACCACCAACTCTTGAACTTGTTGTCTGTAGGAAAGTGTACAatcttctttttatttgttcaatttGTCTTGGTCACTTCTGATCAAATTAAGAAAAGTTTCTTGGCACATGGGAAAATCATGTAGCTGAGTTTAAGTCTTTGGTGTGGCTTTCATGGACGTTTTGCAGGTTCCATTTGGAAAAGTTGTCAGGTGTCCAAGCTGTATGATAGCTGTTGCTGTTGCACAACCGCAACATGGTATTCAGGTACTCATGTCGAGAACCTCTGAACTTATTTTTCAAGGAATGTCTAAGATTGGCTTCTTTGTTCAAAGGTGTTACTCATACCACAAATGTCATGCAGATAGCATCCTGTGCAAAGTGTTCCTACCAATATGAACTTGTTTCTGGCAACATAGAGAGTATTGCGTCAGAAGAAATCGGGTTGGATTACTTATCTGCTTTTGTTTCGTGCATCTGGTTGAATCTGTAGTGGCTACTGTATTTTTTAACACAACGAGAGCATTTGCAGTAACCATACTTGCAATCTGAGCATAATTACAATGTTATCTGTAATTATGTCAATTCAATATCAATCACACAATCTAATTATGTGTGGTGTTGATCCTGGGATATTGACTTTTTCTAAGGATCTCCTCCTGCCGAAACGCAGCATGGATATTCCAGCTTGGAAAAGGGCACTAAGATTCCTGCAGATATTGAAGCAAAAGATTCCTGCTGCTGTTCACTCCATTGTGGTATTATATGATACCTTTGGAATGTTCAACTACCTGTAAAGATTTCTTTTTTCGAATGTATTCTTGTGATAGTAAAACCCATCAATTCACACTTACTGCATCCTTTGGTAATCATTGTTTCTTTTGCACTCATTTTTCAGGTACAAACCCCTTCAGGTATGGCTCGTACACATAGGTTTGCCACTGAAACAGTTGATCTCCCAGCACAGGAAGGAGAAAGGGTAACCATTGCTCTTGCAGCTCCATTAAGTGTATATAGAGAGGTAGGTCCCTTAAAATTTAGTCCAAAGGCCCCTAATTTTTACCCTAGTGAGCCTATCTGCTTGACAAACCATGAGGATGGCCGCGAGTCACAACTATTAAGAGCCCCTACAAAAGATGGTAGCACATTGCTTACTAGCCCCTCCATACTTTTTCCAATTGTTGCTGTTTTGGCCACCGGCAATGCTGCCTCTGGAGTTATAGACCCCAGCCTCCCTCAATTCCTTTCAGTCGCTGCAGTAACATCTCTTGCTGTTGGAGTTACTCTCAAAACGTTGGTTTTGCCCCAATTGAATCGTGTAAGCAGTAATctagatttatttatttatttaacagCTGGTTTTATTGAATACAAAGCCCATACagagaaaatataaataaataaacaaataaaaggaaatgaaCATCATGTTATTGAGATTTCAGGTCCTTTATGACTTTAATTTGGTTTGTTCAACCTCTTCACAAGTAGTCGCTTGTAGTTCTGCCACTATAAACAGAATCAAACAGTTGAATGGTTTGTGTAGATTTGTTTACTCAATCTAAGACAGCTTATAATGTTTATGTATGTTCGATTTAATAAATTTCTTGATATGTTGTCTATACACTGGATTGTTTTCTCAGCTTCCTCAGAGAGTAGTGGATACAGTTGCGATCAAACAGCAGCTATTATCTCAATATGACAAGCTCCAATCTCGTATAAAGGGCCTCAAAGAAGCTGCTGAAAAAGAGGTAAGCTCCCATGCTAGTTGGGACTGTTATTTAGTAATCATTTCAAGTGAATCAtttatttgaagtttttttGTGTAATGTCAGTTAGTTAGTTCGAGTGGGTAGACTTTATGATCAGAAAAACCCACCTAGTTTCTGGAAATCTGATCAAGTACAAGTTTCTGAAGAAATCTTCTAAAAGAGTACTTTGAGAGGCTGCAGTGACAGAAacaatgtcttttttttttgtcaacaaAACAAtgtcattcaaaaaaaaaatttgtggcCCCAGTCCCATTTGAAGTCATGCATCAGTTAACAGAATGGCTTGAATTTTTCAGTAAATATTTCTTTTGTAGGTCTGGATGTTGGCTCGGATGTGCCAGCTTGAGAACAAAATTTATGCTGTAGGAGAGCCTTCTTACCGGTGAACCCTTTAACATCTTTCTTTCTTAGTTTATAGAATTTTCACTTGAGATTAATATAGCAAGTAGCAACAAGCCCGTGAGCACAGTAGGTCTCTGTGTTTGATTCTCACTGGTCTGATACTATCTGTTGGTTATATACAGTGCTCGGAGAAGTAAAGTCAAAAGGGTTCGAGAAGGCTTGGAAAATTCTCTCAGCGGAAGAATTGAGCTGATTGACAGCTATGCGAGGGTATGGTTTTGTCCTTATGCACAAATGAACCTCTCCCCTCCCTCCACTCCACAATGCCATCAATTAATACAGTTTTATTGTCCAATATATCAGATTTCTTCGATGATCGAAATTGAGGTAGAACTGGACTCTGATGTTCTTGCTGCTGAACAAGCAAGCAATGTGGTAAGCTCAAGTTAGTTACATTGTTCTTCCCCCTTGATATGCCTTCACACAAGCTAAGCAGATGATATATATTTGCAGGAAAATATTGCAGAACAAATACAACAAACAATGGAACTAGAAAATCTTGAAGAGGTATCTCTCTTGACTTGGAACCCTTCattgtttttcaacttgaacaCAAAATGACAGCTTTTAAAGTCATCTAGAAATGTAAGAGAAAGAATATAGTGGTCCTCTAGCCTGTGTCAGATACCTCTCCTTTTATCCTCCATCATAGTTCTGAAAGTGAAAGTACTCATTTAGAAGTAAGTGAGTTACATTGTTGGATCAACATTATTAGATGCCTCTCTTTTATAGGATATATTGGACGCTGACTTCTAGAGGGAGGTCTTGAGTCTCTCTTTTACATCACTagattcattttcttttttctccaaGATAATCTGCTTTCAGTTAATGTATTtgtttttatcattttttttctctacaGAGATGGAGAATACAAGTTGAAGCAAATGATGAGGCAGAAAGACTTCTTAGTTCTGAACAGGTTTAGGATCTTTATCAGTGGTATATCATACATTTCCAAAATATTCTTTGGCTCGAATGTTTGATCAATCAAAGGGCATGCACTAACTGTCTTACATTCTACTAAACAACGCCAAAAGATATAGGATGATCAATGAGCCCGGCCTTATATGTTGAACGGAATCGATAGTTGGCATGACTGTGCATAGGTGCTGCTTGTTCATGTTCTGATGAAGAATGTCTTGGAGAGTTGGAGTCCCTTCAGAGCTCGACTTGTATAGGCCTTTTAAAACTGACAATGGTCATAGAAAAATTTCTTATTAATCACCACATTTGTAAGTGTATCAAGCTCTTATTGTTTCAGAGAAAGATTGTGGATATTGATTTAGATATTCCTACCATGTAACTATGACCGGCTTAATTTCGTTGGAAAAAGTGGTATTacaattttttgttttagtttctcTTTATTGAAGACTTCAAGTAAATAACAAACATAGGAAAAATACAAAGCGATTGGGTTGCTTGGTTGTATAATTtcaaagagattttttttctcaattttgTGTGCTATAGGACTCGTTACACAATTGGCATCGGGTATCGGCGCAAGGGACTATGCAATGTCCATGATATAGATATAAGCAAGGCATACGAGTAATGAGTTGATCAACACCAAAATATGACTTGGCGAGATAGAAGATGTCGATTGGAAGCTAAGTCGGAAGGAACTAACTTCTATATTTGACAGATGACCATCAcaatcaataatatttatattGAAAAGGGGAAGTAGCAATAATAATTGGAGTAGCTAATAACCGAAATCTTATTTTTAGTTTTGAGTACTCTATAACTGCAGGGCACTATGCATGACACAATGATACGATAAATAGGCAGATAATCCTAACTTCGCTTCCATAATCTGCAAAGTAGCATAACAATTACTATACCTGTTACTACACCGCCGGCATATATCATAAGCAGCGGAGGAGTCCTCCGCCTGCTTGAGCCTGAGCCCTCGGATATTGAAGGGTTTGCACCTTGGCCTGAGCCTGAGCCCTCGAATATTGAAGGGCTTGCACTTTGGCCTTCGGATATTAAAGGTTGGCACTCTAGGACATAGGGCATTGAATATCGACAGACTGGACAGAAGTGACTAATCTTCAGCCAACTGACAATGCAATCTCCATGATAAATATGTGAGCAAGGCAGTTGAGTAATCATCTGTTGGTGATCAAAGCCCTCCAAGCAAATAACACATGAAGGCGTCCGTGTAAAAGTAGCTTCATCCAAACTATCACGTCTCACTTTCTCCAAACCCTGAATTGCTGATTTAGTTGCAGGAAAAAGTCCGCCGCTGTCCACAAAGGTCACGTCCCCAAAAGCAACCACAATAGGCAGCTTGGGGACTGCCACGTCAACAGCCTTAAATATTTCTTCAATAATAGCAGGCTGCTCGTGTTCAGGGACACCCATGTTGGAAAGATACCTAACCATCAACGCTGTATACGCATCCTTTCGAGATAATAGCTTCACATCATCGAGAGGGACTAACATTCGTCTTTGGGTTACAAGGTTTGGTTCTTCATAAAAAGAATCTGCATCTGGATCCGCATAAATCCAACGACGCCTCCCGGTTAAGGTACTGAAGAGGCCTAATTTGATCGGAAGCCAATCCTTTCCGTCCGTCGTCAAGCTGGGGAGGGTTTCTACTGTTTCTCTTTGACACACATCGATAACATACATGCTTCAACAACAACGTACTGAGAATCTGATAATATCGATGGGGAGTGGACAAGAGTATTAATATCAAGATTTCCTTGAAAAACAAATTCAACAAGGGAAATCGTCTTTTTATTCAACAAGATTGCCTGTATCGTTCGTCTTACAAGTTACAAGCCCCAAGAGGAGGGCATTTATTCTGGCTCAAAGGAGTTGCataaaaaacaattaaaaaaaaaaaaacataacaaaacaaaattgcattatgttgtagagaaactgaaattgagagaaatttgctgtctattcttattgataataggggcctctttatatagaggattacaatgcatagaatcttaatcatacaaggaaagtaatcgtacattgaataggaatctagatccttctaatttaaccctattaccactaggtcaagtaatctagggtttgggccaaacacaaattagggtttacttgaacactcccccttgtgttgcccaaacgcggtaagcctctcgttgcctcgttaaaaaccttgccgagtaacaaaaacccagtgggacaaaaataacctcggtcgaaggggaaaaagagcacaacacacccttcacgtttcgagacgaacatgtagacatctccccttgatgtctgcgcctccccctgatgactacgatcatgggagttcagataatttccgcaagccaattcttgccacatgtttctcgaacgtggatttgggcaatgacttagtaaatgtgatgccccggaaattcgtgtTTATTTTCcagaatttaaattgtggttattggacggtttcgtggctcgtggatggagcggaagtgtttcggacgaatttttattcggaaagtatgactttaggggggttgcaaaggttgaatTTTGAAGCGTTGAGATTCTCCAAAAAcctccttcacgaaagttgtagaacgcgtcgatacgagttcgtggacatgtggaacgcggaaatcggagttcgtatgaagaagttatggccattggaagaagtttccattttggtataaatagaagtttcccaagttggaaacttactattttcattatttccatttccggaaggtttcctcttctctctcggctgcaccttcagaatcgaagaaaccggtctgacccgacccggatccggcccacccgacccggatttttcGGCGAACTGCGGcgatctccggcgacgaaactttccagatgggatcgtctcctccgtctggtcaTCCCTCTGGTATCTTCTAGCgccgattctcctccacggcggcgctgcaaggcggtgcagttgaggatttcggacccggtcggaaatccTTGTTCCGACGTCGGCGGGGCTTCTAGCTGGGCTTGGGGAACTCAGAgaagcctccttgatcgatccttggtggttgtttggatcgattcacgtaaaacttggttcaactcagcttagattactgttcacggcttgtgaggtagttttcgaccctttatgcttgttttctgacttcgagctagttattaaagttcacaagcatgcttagatgaagaactttgatgttgggagttttgtgaaatattgagttttggccggcggcggtgcaccaccgtctgtggcggcgttctggATGTGTTCTGGTCATGTATGAGACTGTTtatggtattatatgtcttgtactcatcgatacgagcgttttgatatataatatgtatattttggagttcgtatgaaattgttatgatttttacggtttcataccggttgatttattcgatccgtgaggattcgagcgtccgatcgacttgtggttgggACGTATCAATCGTggatgtattccggagactttgggaggtctcggatgtggttttgcctcgattggcgccactttgggaattttggttcgatttagggtttcgaacgttattccttgtgattcgttgactgaatcagagctgtgcttccttaggtacttggcGAAGTATTCGAACGGTTATTTTGtgatttggctgctttgttctgtattgaagacgcagcgggagtttcgaggtgagtaatctcacaaggttcattaatgaacggaatacctttattttgagagttatttagtaactgcaaactatagttggtattagtaggaattcctgagcggatgactacgtatatatatatatttacgtgatatatatatgttttggtgggttgtggatttatgaaaacaataggcatgaatgatgcgttttattgttttgggttgtggcttttggaaaacaaatgattgtggaagtgttgatttcgatttgttttgaaaggcgttgagatttgtgtatgaaaacaataggcatgaattgatgctttttattgttttgtggctttcggaaaacaatgattatggaaatgttgatttcgattgttttcaaaagcgttgcgatttgtgtaatgtttttgagtcctgtgcgactgttttgatgatttgctccaagggactgtgcggcccgaggatcgaaggtctatgaccttgggcaaaatatcaggtaatcacgtctttggccggacgagtggttacgtttcagttagagctctagtctgtctgccatataggtaattcatggggtaacaggaattggttattgataactcatgacattacgtgtttttagggaacaaagtgtgagttgcttccttactaacggtttttaaggggacaaggtgcaagttgttttccttattaacgatttggtacgattgatagaaatcaaggtgtgagttgctttctatgttattttgatagaattcaagtgtgagttgttttctatggtacaatttggtacgattgatagaaatcaaggtgtgagttgctttctatgttatattcgatagaaaccaaggagtgtgttgctttctatgtttcgttttaaaagaaaccaaggtttaagttgttttcttttatttcgatttgaatggGAATTTAAGTGTGAGTAAATCTCGCGatagttaccatattgtcttggagttatggaattaactgtgactatagatggtattagtggcatttctgaagggatgactatgtgtgtacatatatatatatatatatatatacatatgtattcatgtattagtggcatttctgaagGGATgattatgtgtgtacatatatatattatgggatatatatatatatatatatatatatatatatatatatatatatatatatatatatatacatatgtattcatgtattagtgaGTTCGTGGTGAatctttgtttattgatttaaacgtgatttgtgtgagttgtttcctcaatcgaaacgtgcgggcttttatcccgtagtTTT encodes the following:
- the LOC133706437 gene encoding uncharacterized protein LOC133706437, with the translated sequence MTLYLSSPPWLSRPSPPLPSYNNTNALFFRLSFTSVNFPKLITTKASSLGESESANGIAEDSVSELLDEDLLSIVSGAEDAQEALKIFDETAERKNGGVVSVSDCCAIISAALKRNNPELALSVFYEMRASFDQGVDDNGRRWKWSRPDVSVYTSLILGLAASLRVSDALKMINSICRVGVSPAEEVPFGKVVRCPSCMIAVAVAQPQHGIQIASCAKCSYQYELVSGNIESIASEEIGMDIPAWKRALRFLQILKQKIPAAVHSIVVQTPSGMARTHRFATETVDLPAQEGERVTIALAAPLSVYREVGPLKFSPKAPNFYPSEPICLTNHEDGRESQLLRAPTKDGSTLLTSPSILFPIVAVLATGNAASGVIDPSLPQFLSVAAVTSLAVGVTLKTLVLPQLNRLPQRVVDTVAIKQQLLSQYDKLQSRIKGLKEAAEKEVWMLARMCQLENKIYAVGEPSYRARRSKVKRVREGLENSLSGRIELIDSYARISSMIEIEVELDSDVLAAEQASNVENIAEQIQQTMELENLEERWRIQVEANDEAERLLSSEQV